In a single window of the Microbacterium sp. SL75 genome:
- a CDS encoding UPF0182 family protein has translation MTTTSAPNQATPPNRSRRIISITLAVIAVLVVAFFVFANLYSDWLWFSQLGFTTVLTTQWLARSVMFVVGFLAMALPVWGVIQLAYRLRPVYARLSSQLDRYQEVVEPLRRLAMWGIPIFFGFFAGFAASAQWETTWLWLNGVSTSTTDPQFGLDTGFYLFGMPFYAAALGFASAVVLVCLLLTGVVSYLYGSVRVGQRELRISKAARIQLAILAGVYLLLQGASLWLDRFRTLVEPSERITGPGYVGTNAVIPGQTILAIAAVIVALAFFVTAFLGRWRYPLIGTALLVVSAIVVGAAIPWAVTTFQVRPNELALESQYYQRNLDGTKAAYGLDSIEKENFQATTTAQAGQLRNDAESTAQLRIMDPAIIGPTVRQLEQYRAYYQFNTPLDVDRYTINGQTQDTVVSLRELNIGQLGDAASWQNTTLVYTHGYGMVAAAGNERTADGDPVFLEQAIPGTGFLTDLNYEPRVYFGEQSPPYSIVGGPEGGEPIELDYPLGADGGTETRTTFAGNGGPSVGNVFNRLIYALKFQSEQILFSDYVNSDSQILYDRDPKQRVQKLAPYLTLDSDPYPTVVDGRIKWVIDGYTTSANYPYSSGVSLSRAIADSNNPAPTYALDDINYIRNSVKATVDAYDGSVSLYAWDDQDPLLKAWQNVYPTTLKPWTDMSADLMSHVRYPTDLMKVQRSMLGVYHVDDARSFFQQDNRWTTPNDPQDPATFQPPYYLTMKMPNQDDPSYSMFTSFIPASQGGQARNVLTGYLAVDSNAGNQQGTKRPDYGKLRMLVIDASTTVPGPGQVQNTFDSDTNVSSQINILKQGQSQVLNGNLLTLPVGGGLLYVQPVFVQSSGDTKLPQLRRVLVAFGNKIAFENTLSEALDTLFGGDSGANTGDETVTPSDQNSGTGGSSGTPAPTGDYAAALQEARDALTARQAALTSGDLAGFATQDARLTAAVQRLLDLESQGQGGTATTSPTPAPSSTPAG, from the coding sequence GTGACCACGACCTCGGCGCCGAATCAGGCCACGCCCCCTAACCGCTCCCGACGGATCATCTCGATCACCCTGGCGGTGATCGCGGTTCTCGTCGTGGCGTTCTTCGTCTTCGCGAACCTGTACTCCGACTGGCTGTGGTTCTCGCAGCTGGGCTTCACCACCGTGCTGACCACCCAGTGGCTCGCCCGCAGCGTGATGTTCGTGGTCGGTTTCCTCGCGATGGCGTTGCCCGTGTGGGGTGTCATCCAGCTCGCCTACCGGCTCCGCCCGGTGTATGCGCGTCTGAGCTCGCAGCTCGACCGCTACCAGGAGGTCGTCGAGCCGCTGCGCCGCCTCGCCATGTGGGGCATTCCGATCTTCTTCGGCTTCTTCGCCGGCTTCGCCGCCTCCGCCCAGTGGGAGACCACGTGGCTGTGGCTGAACGGCGTCTCCACGTCCACCACCGACCCCCAGTTCGGTCTCGACACCGGTTTCTATCTGTTCGGGATGCCGTTCTACGCCGCTGCCCTCGGGTTCGCGTCGGCCGTGGTGCTGGTGTGCCTCCTGCTCACGGGTGTGGTGTCGTACCTCTACGGCTCGGTGCGGGTCGGCCAGCGAGAGCTCCGCATCTCGAAGGCCGCGCGCATCCAGCTCGCGATCCTCGCCGGTGTGTACCTGCTGCTGCAGGGTGCGAGCCTCTGGCTCGACCGTTTCCGCACGCTCGTCGAGCCGTCGGAGCGCATCACGGGCCCCGGTTACGTCGGCACCAATGCCGTCATCCCCGGCCAGACGATCCTCGCGATCGCGGCCGTCATCGTGGCCCTGGCGTTCTTCGTCACGGCCTTCCTCGGTCGCTGGCGCTACCCGCTGATCGGTACCGCGTTGCTGGTCGTCTCGGCGATCGTGGTGGGAGCTGCCATCCCCTGGGCGGTCACCACGTTCCAGGTGCGCCCGAACGAGCTCGCCCTCGAGAGCCAGTACTACCAGCGCAACCTCGACGGGACGAAGGCCGCCTACGGCCTCGACAGCATCGAGAAAGAGAACTTCCAGGCGACGACGACCGCGCAGGCGGGTCAGCTGCGCAACGATGCCGAGTCCACCGCGCAGCTGCGCATCATGGACCCGGCGATCATCGGGCCGACGGTCCGCCAGCTCGAGCAGTACCGCGCGTACTACCAGTTCAACACCCCGCTCGACGTCGACCGCTACACGATCAACGGCCAGACGCAGGACACGGTGGTCTCGCTCCGCGAGCTCAACATCGGCCAGCTCGGCGACGCGGCCTCGTGGCAGAACACGACCCTCGTCTACACCCACGGCTACGGCATGGTCGCAGCCGCCGGTAACGAGCGCACCGCCGACGGCGACCCGGTCTTCCTCGAGCAGGCCATTCCCGGCACCGGCTTCCTGACCGACCTCAACTACGAGCCCCGGGTGTACTTCGGTGAGCAGTCGCCGCCGTACTCCATCGTCGGTGGACCCGAGGGTGGCGAGCCGATCGAGCTCGACTACCCGCTCGGCGCCGACGGCGGTACCGAGACGCGTACGACCTTCGCCGGCAACGGCGGACCGAGTGTCGGAAACGTCTTCAACCGCCTCATCTACGCGCTGAAGTTCCAGTCGGAGCAGATCCTCTTCTCGGACTACGTCAACTCCGACTCGCAGATCCTCTACGACCGTGATCCCAAGCAGCGCGTGCAGAAGCTCGCGCCGTACCTGACGCTCGACAGCGACCCGTACCCCACGGTCGTCGACGGGCGCATCAAGTGGGTCATCGACGGCTACACCACGAGTGCGAACTACCCGTACTCCTCGGGCGTCTCGCTGTCGCGGGCCATCGCCGACTCGAACAACCCCGCTCCGACCTACGCGCTGGACGACATCAACTACATCCGCAACTCGGTCAAGGCGACGGTCGACGCTTACGACGGCTCGGTGAGCCTGTACGCGTGGGACGACCAGGACCCGCTGCTCAAGGCGTGGCAGAACGTCTACCCCACGACCCTCAAGCCGTGGACCGACATGTCTGCCGACCTCATGAGCCACGTGCGCTACCCGACCGACCTCATGAAGGTCCAGCGCTCGATGCTCGGTGTCTATCACGTCGATGACGCCCGTTCGTTCTTCCAGCAGGACAACCGTTGGACGACCCCGAACGACCCGCAGGACCCGGCGACCTTCCAGCCGCCGTACTACCTGACGATGAAGATGCCGAACCAGGACGACCCGTCGTACTCGATGTTCACGAGCTTCATCCCGGCATCCCAGGGCGGACAGGCGAGAAACGTGCTCACGGGCTATCTCGCCGTCGACTCCAACGCCGGTAATCAGCAGGGCACCAAGCGCCCGGACTACGGCAAACTCCGGATGCTCGTCATCGATGCGTCCACGACGGTCCCCGGACCCGGCCAGGTGCAGAACACCTTCGACTCCGATACGAACGTCTCGTCTCAGATCAACATCTTGAAACAGGGGCAGTCGCAGGTGCTCAACGGAAACCTGCTGACGCTCCCGGTCGGCGGTGGCCTGCTGTACGTGCAGCCGGTGTTCGTCCAGTCGTCCGGTGATACGAAGCTGCCGCAGCTCAGACGCGTGCTCGTCGCGTTCGGTAACAAGATCGCGTTCGAGAACACGCTGAGCGAGGCACTCGACACGCTGTTCGGCGGTGATTCCGGAGCCAACACCGGCGACGAGACCGTCACCCCGAGCGACCAGAACAGCGGCACGGGCGGATCATCTGGTACTCCGGCTCCGACGGGCGACTACGCGGCTGCCCTGCAAGAGGCGCGAGATGCCCTGACCGCGCGTCAGGCAGCGCTGACCAGCGGCGACCTCGCGGGCTTCGCGACGCAGGATGCCCGTCTCACCGCGGCCGTCCAGCGCCTGCTGGACCTCGAGTCGCAGGGCCAGGGTGGCACGGCGACGACCTCGCCGACCCCCGCCCCCTCGTCCACGCCCGCGGGCTGA